In the Phycisphaerales bacterium genome, one interval contains:
- the truB gene encoding tRNA pseudouridine(55) synthase TruB: MSDPKPTSEKSTGHSGLIGFLSVIKPIGPSSMQAVSVVRRRAGSVRTGHAGTLDPLASGVLVMGLGKATRLLQEVMATDKTYRTTIDLSAFTNTDDREGEMQPVSISKPPTQETVAAALKSFEGEVMQRPPQFSAVKIDGVRAYKKARKNQVVKIEPRRVFVHELRLLSYAWPEVELEVRCRTGFYVRSLARDLGVALGTGGHCAAIVRTAVGPFTEALSVPLEAVPDPVTSEDLVSVKQWESFLAG, from the coding sequence TTGAGTGATCCGAAACCAACATCCGAAAAATCAACTGGGCATTCAGGCCTCATTGGTTTTTTATCGGTGATCAAGCCTATTGGTCCATCTTCAATGCAAGCTGTTTCAGTTGTTCGGCGAAGAGCTGGATCTGTGCGCACAGGACATGCTGGCACTCTTGATCCGCTTGCAAGTGGTGTCTTAGTGATGGGACTGGGTAAAGCAACACGATTGCTGCAAGAAGTCATGGCGACAGATAAAACTTATCGAACAACAATTGATCTTAGTGCATTTACGAATACTGATGATCGAGAAGGTGAGATGCAGCCTGTGTCAATCTCTAAGCCGCCAACTCAAGAGACTGTTGCAGCGGCATTGAAGTCTTTTGAAGGCGAAGTGATGCAACGGCCACCGCAGTTTAGCGCGGTCAAGATTGACGGTGTGCGAGCTTACAAGAAAGCTCGTAAGAACCAGGTTGTTAAGATTGAACCTCGTCGTGTCTTTGTTCATGAGCTGAGGCTCTTAAGCTATGCTTGGCCTGAGGTCGAACTAGAGGTACGTTGTCGAACCGGCTTTTATGTCCGAAGTCTTGCTCGCGATCTTGGCGTGGCACTTGGTACTGGCGGGCATTGCGCAGCAATCGTTCGTACTGCCGTTGGCCCCTTTACCGAGGCACTTTCTGTGCCATTGGAAGCAGTGCCAGATCCTGTGACGAGTGAAGATCTGGTCTCTGTAAAGCAGTGGGAGTCATTCTTGGCCGGGTGA